The Pseudanabaena galeata CCNP1313 genome includes a region encoding these proteins:
- the ychF gene encoding redox-regulated ATPase YchF encodes MLKAGIVGLPNVGKSTLFNALVANAKAEAANFPFCTIEPNVGSVSVPDDRLNTLAEVGKSAQIIPTRVEFVDIAGLVRGASKGEGLGNQFLGNIRVCDAIVHVVRCFENDDIIHVEASIDPARDIEIITLELALSDLSQVDRRIDRTRKAARADADAKIELAALEKVRETLDAGKPARLANLNDEEKEAISVLQLLTLKPTIYAANVSEDDLATGNAFVDKVKAIAAAENAEVTIVSAQVEAELLELPDDERQDFLESLGVKEGGLKSLIRATYHLLGLRTYFTVGPKEARAWTIHAGMKAPQAAGVIHSDFEKAFIRAETVAFKDLVECGSMSAARAKGLLRSEGKEYVVQEGDVILFLTSA; translated from the coding sequence ATGCTCAAAGCTGGGATTGTCGGACTACCCAATGTGGGGAAGTCTACGTTATTTAATGCTCTAGTTGCCAACGCCAAGGCGGAAGCAGCCAACTTTCCCTTTTGTACGATTGAACCCAACGTTGGCTCGGTGTCCGTCCCTGACGATCGCCTAAATACCCTCGCCGAAGTCGGTAAATCCGCGCAAATAATTCCCACCCGAGTCGAATTTGTCGATATTGCAGGATTGGTCAGAGGCGCAAGCAAGGGCGAAGGACTAGGAAATCAGTTTCTAGGAAATATTCGTGTCTGCGATGCGATCGTTCATGTTGTACGTTGTTTTGAAAATGACGACATCATCCATGTTGAAGCTTCAATTGATCCAGCCCGTGATATTGAAATTATTACCCTCGAACTAGCTCTATCCGACCTATCTCAAGTCGATCGCCGCATTGATCGTACTCGCAAGGCAGCCCGTGCCGATGCTGATGCCAAAATCGAATTAGCAGCCCTTGAAAAAGTTCGTGAGACCCTAGATGCTGGTAAGCCTGCGCGTCTAGCCAATCTCAACGACGAAGAAAAAGAAGCAATTTCGGTGTTGCAGTTGCTGACCCTCAAGCCGACAATTTACGCGGCAAATGTCTCTGAAGATGATCTAGCAACTGGCAATGCTTTTGTCGATAAAGTCAAGGCGATCGCGGCGGCAGAGAATGCTGAAGTAACTATTGTCTCGGCTCAGGTTGAAGCTGAACTTCTAGAATTGCCAGATGATGAACGCCAAGACTTTCTAGAATCCCTTGGAGTCAAAGAAGGCGGCTTAAAATCCTTAATTCGCGCCACTTATCACCTTTTAGGCTTACGTACCTACTTTACTGTTGGCCCCAAGGAAGCCCGTGCTTGGACAATTCATGCAGGGATGAAAGCCCCTCAAGCCGCAGGCGTAATTCACTCTGATTTCGAGAAAGCCTTTATTCGGGCGGAAACAGTTGCTTTTAAAGATCTTGTAGAGTGCGGCTCAATGAGTGCGGCTCGTGCTAAGGGATTGCTCCGCAGTGAAGGTAAGGAATATGTGGTGCAAGAAGGTGATGTAATTTTATTCCTGACTAGCGCCTAG